From the Rhizobium sp. NZLR1 genome, the window AACCTTAATAAGGATAAATACATGAAAAATATGATGAGAACGGTTCTGATCGCTGCGGCAATGCTTGCCGGCGTATCCGCTGCCCGCGCCGAAGTCGTCGAGGTCGTGACCTTCAATTTGAAGCCCGGTGTAACCGAAAAGGAATTCGCGCCTTTGGATAAGGCGGTCGGCAAGGATCATGTTTCCAGGCAGCCGGGCTTTATCTCGCGTGAATCGGCGTCAGGACAAAACGGCAGTTGGCTGGTCGTCGTCCATTGGAAATCTGTCAGTGACGCCAATGCATCCATGAACAGTTTCACCTCGGCTCCAGCCGCACAGCCCTTCATGGATAAGCTTCAGGCAGACACCATGAAAATGGTACGTTACGACAAACAGTGAGGACTGATCAAATGGAGTTGCCCAGTCGCAAGACTGGGCAAAACAAGCCGTTAACGCGAAGCCTATGTTCATCGGCCAGCCACTTAAGCTATGCAGCCACCTCGACTAACATCGCACAGCTTTGGCATGCATGGTCGGATCCGAATCTCGTTCTCGGACGCCTGGCATGTCAATCTGCAAATTCCGAGGCAATCCGCCCCTCATTCCGGATGAGGCCGCTCCCTTTGGTAGGCAACTGGTTTGTTCCGCAGGCGGTGAAGTTCCTTCCCGCGACGGTGACGAGGAAGGAACGGTGTGCCAGTGGAGAGACTGGAGATGCGGCGTGTCCACGAGATATTGAGATATCGCTTTGGGCACGGACTTAGCTACCACGCATCTCTATCACCGATAGGACCTGTCGCAATATTCCACCTAGAACGCGTGAGGGATCCTAACAATTATCGTTGAAGAGAATCGTCAGCGTCGTTGTTGGAGGTCTTGTGCACATAAAAGTTCCATAAAAAGCATTATGCGATTTTCGCTATCTAGGATTGTCGCATTAATGGTGGCCTTCTCCGCACTGATGCGAGTGAATGGAGCGCGCCGCCGTTTTTCCGAAACTACCAAACCATTGCAAATACGAAAAAACATTCGGCCTTTCCCTTTGAACGAAGGCTTTAATTCTTTACCAATCCGAAGCAGATAGATATACTTCAGGTAGATTGCCTGCGCCCAGGTCGCAGCGGGATGCGACCTCTCGGGTCAATAAAGCGAAACTAAATTTGAGCATTTGAGCCATTGGAAAAGAACGGGAAGATTTTTGTCCCCCCTCCGAAGGACGGGCGCGATTTTAAAGAACTGTTCAAGCAGTTAGCCGCCGTTGGAGCGGGCCGGCCTCTGGGTCGTGACGGGTTTCCGCAAGGCCCATGGACGCCGGATTTGTTAGCTGAGGCGATATCACAGATTGACTCCAACCGGCTTGGCGTTGATTTGCGAACAGTACAGCTCTGGTTTCAAGAAAATGATAAGGGGATTAGTCCTTCCAACATTCGCTGGCTGGCACGAATCTTCGGTTGCGACGATCCGGAAGCGACGAGCGAATGGCTCATGGAGCTCATCGCAGCGCAATCGCGGCTAATCTCCAAAAGGCGAGATTCAAAGAAAGCGGTAAGAAGCACGGTATCGATCGTTTCAGAGGCGCCGCCATCTGTGACAGCTGATGATGAAACCCGGCCTGCAGCCGGTATCGCACAAGACAGTGAAGTAACCCGAAAAAGGCAACGCTTCAGCTTAGCGGAAAGATCGGAAGCGCTTTTTAGTCATGGATCCCCCTTGAACCTTCCGGCATCGATATTCGCCGGTGCTTCCGCCCTTGGGTTTTTGTCGTACATCGTCGGGATCGCCAGCATCACCTATGGGCGGCCGGACGGCGTCGTTAAGGAAGTCGGTTTTCTGTGGGCGCCAAACTGGACCCTACTCTTCATGGTACTCCTGCCGCTATTTTTCGCAGTCGTGATTGAGCTGCTGGCCTTTTGGAAACAGGACGCACGCTTACGCCTGGTAGTACATGCCAATAGCTCAGAAAGCACCAAAGCGTGGGCGAGCAATGTTCGCGCTTATTCATATTCGTATTGGGCAGTTTTCCTGATCTGCATCCTGGTCGCTGGCGTTCTTCAATGGATCGGCGTGTGTCTCGTCCCCCTGCTGGAGGGTAGTGGCGATTACGCGATCAGCTGGGGCACGATAGCGATTGTGCAACCTGATCTCATATCGGTGCCATTGGAGATCGTGTTCACCGCGCTTTCCTATCTTTACATGAGCATTTGCTTTTATCTCTTTTTCGCGGGCCTGATTTTGCTTCATACGATTGTCCATGATCTTTGGAAAATCGAAGGAGACGTAAAGGCGCAGCCAGACGTAGCGCATCGGCGCGAACGAGCAGAAATTCGCCTTAGGATCATGCGGGGAATTTTCCGCTGCACCGTCCTTGGTGTTCTCGTCGCCGTGTCCATGAAGATCCAAAGTGCATACTTGAGTTCGAATGGAGAAGACGTCGTGACCTGGCTGATCCACGATATGTCCTCGGTCCTCGACGGCCACCCCGATGGTAGCGAAAGCTTGGGCTATCGAATGCCGACACATTACAGTAGCCTGCTTGTCGCCATTTCGGCCTGTGTCGTTTTCGTATACGGTTTTCTTCGTTTGCCTCTCGAAAAGAGGTTCCGTGTGATTTTGTGGAAGATGGCAGCGGTCGTAGGCCTGCTCTTTGCCAGCTATCTGTTGATCGATGCCTTTGACGGCTTTTCGATCTTCCTCGGCGTTAGTGTTCTACTCGCCGTATACAGCCTCTTTGATCCAGAGTTCGGGCAACGGCGAAATGCTGAATTGGAAGGCAATCAGAGTGTATCATAAATGGCTTGATCATTGGGACGAGCAGCGAGCGCGGCGTGGTGAGGAAGCGAAGAAAACGACAGCTTTCGTTCTCGACAGCTGCCTCGCTTTCCCGGGAGAGAAGACGGTAGGAACTATCGAGGAGTTTTGTGCCCTTGCCGACCAAGCTCTGGCTGATTCAAGCTTTTATGACGAACCGAGCGAGAGCGATGACGGCTTTGAGATACAAAATGGGTGGTTGAAATTTCCTTCGGACATTCCAACGGACGTCGAAGAGAATAACTTTGTTTGGGCAAAAGTAACCGAAAGCGGCTCGCGCAATCAGGCATTGGTGATCTTCCATCACTGGAATGCCAGCCGCCGAAATCATCAGATCGCCAAGTTCTTTTCGCGGCGTGGGATTACGACCGTCGAGATTGCTATGCCCTATCACTTCGAGCGAAGCCGTCCTGGCTCGCTCTATGCCGAGGACATGCTCAGCGCGAATCTCGGCCGAACGATCCAGTCTGTAAGGCAGGCCGTTTGGGACGGGCGAAAACTCGTCCGCTGGCTGAAAAGCGAAGGCTATCGAGAGGTCTCGGTTCTCGGCATGAGCCTTGGCTCCTGGGTTGCGGGATTGATCGCCGCACATGAACCGGCCGTAAGAAAGGCGTCCTTGTTTTTGACGGCGGGTAGCCTCGCTGACATGGTTTGGACAGGCCGTGCGACCCGGGCGATACGTGATGGCCTGGAGCGTGCGATCGAGATCACCGATCTTCGTAGGGCGTGGGGGCCGCTGGATTTGGAGAACTACGCGCATAAACTGGCGCGACCCGATCTTGCGCTTCACGCGGTGATCGCGACCAGAGAC encodes:
- a CDS encoding dienelactone hydrolase-related enzyme gives rise to the protein MYHKWLDHWDEQRARRGEEAKKTTAFVLDSCLAFPGEKTVGTIEEFCALADQALADSSFYDEPSESDDGFEIQNGWLKFPSDIPTDVEENNFVWAKVTESGSRNQALVIFHHWNASRRNHQIAKFFSRRGITTVEIAMPYHFERSRPGSLYAEDMLSANLGRTIQSVRQAVWDGRKLVRWLKSEGYREVSVLGMSLGSWVAGLIAAHEPAVRKASLFLTAGSLADMVWTGRATRAIRDGLERAIEITDLRRAWGPLDLENYAHKLARPDLALHAVIATRDKVVLPELSKHFIEKLHEVGARPNVLELNCGHYSLAMPPYILLAGWSLKRFLSRRG